The Drosophila teissieri strain GT53w chromosome X, Prin_Dtei_1.1, whole genome shotgun sequence genome has a segment encoding these proteins:
- the LOC122622960 gene encoding cytochrome P450 306a1 — MSADSVDVGGYTGWLPSVQSLSLLLVPGALVLVILYLCEREYDDILGVSPPGPWGLPLLGYLPFLDGRAPHKSLQKLAQRYGGIFELKMGRVRTVILSDAALVRDFFRRDVMSGRAPLYLTHGIMGGFGIICAQLDIWRHARRETIDWLKALGMTRRPGELRARLERRIARGVNECVQLFESEAKRSCASEVDPLPALHHSLGNIINDLVFGITYKRNDPDWLYLQRLQEEGVKLIGVSGVVNFLPWLRHLPANKRNIRFLLDGKAKTHAIYDRIVEACLQRLREKQRVFKELQQQKRLQRQLEKEQSKQANASQEQEQEQEAHEEDEESDEEDAFEPESILEHFLVVRDTDSQLYCDDQLRHLLADLFGAGVDTSLATLRWFLLYLAREQRCQRRLHELLLPLSASPTLEELESLAYLRACISETMRIRSVVPLGIPHGCKEEAVMGDYNIKGGSMIVCLEWAIHMDPVAFPEPEEFRPERFLTPEGAYQAPPQFIPFSTGYRMCPGEDMARMILTLFTGRILRRFHVELPPGTEVDMAGESGITLTPVPHRLRFTKLPAVEMRHEPDGAAVQD, encoded by the exons ATGTCGGCGGACAGCGTCGATGTTGGCGGCTACACCGGTTGGCTGCCCTCGGTGCAGAGCCTCAGCTTGCTGCTGGTGCCGGGTGCACTCGTCCTGGTGATACTCTACCTGTGCGAGCGCGAGTACGATGACATACTGGGCGTCTCGCCGCCGGGTCCCTGGGGTCTGCCACTGCTGGGCTACCTGCCCTTCCTGGACGGCCGGGCGCCGCACAAGTCGCTCCAGAAGCTGGCGCAGCGGTATGGCGGCATCTTCGAGCTGAAAATGGGCAGGGTGCGCACCGTAATCCTCTCGGATGCCGCCCTGGTGCGGGACTTCTTTCGGCGCGATGTGATGAGTGGCCGGGCGCCGCTCTACCTCACGCACGGCATCATGGGTGGATTTG GCATCATCTGCGCCCAGCTGGACATTTGGCGACATGCGCGGCGCGAGACCATCGACTGGCTGAAGGCCCTGGGCATGACCCGTCGGCCGGGGGAGCTGCGCGCCCGGCTGGAGCGCCGCATCGCCCGCGGCGTCAACGAGTGCGTCCAG CTATTCGAGAGCGAGGCGAAAAGGAGCTGTGCATCGGAAGTGGATCCGCTGCCGGCGCTGCATCACTCGCTGGGCAACATAATCAACGACCTGGTCTTCGGCATCACCTACAAGCGGAACGACCCCGACTGGCTGTACCTGCAGCGGCTGCAGGAGGAGGGCGTCAAGCTGATTGGCGTCTCCGGCGTGGTCAACTTCCTGCCCTGGCTGCGTCATCTGCCCGCCAACAAGCGCAACATCCGCTTCCTGCTGGACGGCAAGGCCAAGACGCACGCCATCTACGACCGCATTGTGGAGGCCTGCTTGCAGCGGCTCAGGGAGAAGCAGCGGGTGTtcaaggagctgcagcagcagaagcggcTGCAAAggcagctggagaaggagcagTCAAAGCAGGCGAATGCCAgtcaggagcaggagcaggagcaggaggcgcACGAGGAAGACGAGGAgagcgacgaggaggacgCGTTCGAGCCGGAGAGCATCCTGGAGCACTTCCTCGTCGTGCGGGATACGGACTCGCAGCTCTACTGCGACGACCAGCTGCGTCATCTGCTGGCCGATCTCTTTGGCGCCGGCGTGGACACCTCGCTGGCCACCCTGCGCTGGTTCCTGCTCTACCTGGCACGGGAACAACGCTGCCAGCGGCGCCTGCATGAGCTCCTCCTGCCGCTGAGTGCGTCGCCCActttggaggagctggagtcGCTGGCCTACCTGCGCGCTTGCATCTCCGAGACGatgcgcatacgcagcgtggtcCCACTGGGCATTCCGCACGGCTGCAAAGAGGAGGCCGTCATGGGCGATTATAATATCAAGGGCGGTTCGATGATCGTTTGCCTGGAGTGGGCCATACACATGGACCCGGTAGCCTTTCCGGAACCAGAGGAGTTCCGGCCGGAGCGCTTCCTGACCCCCGAAGGCGCCTACCAGGCGCCGCCGCAGTTCATCCCATTCTCGACGGGCTACCGCATGTGTCCCGGCGAGGACATGGCTCGCATGATACTCACGCTCTTCACGGGTCGCATCCTGCGGCGCTTCCACGTGGAGCTGCCCCCGGGCACAGAGGTGGACATGGCGGGCGAGAGCGGCATCACCCTGACCCCCGTGCCGCACAGGCTGCGATTCACCAAGCTGCCGGCGGTGGAGATGCGCCACGAACCCGACGGCGCTGCGGTGCAGGATTAG
- the LOC122623993 gene encoding probable cytochrome P450 308a1, which yields MPLLLVLLILLAATLLLCKWRGNHWRRLGLEAPFGWPLVGNMLHFALARRSYGEVYQQIYTQHPNLKYVGFYRLFNEPAILLRDQELLRQILVGSDFASCADNAVHVDHQRDVLASHNPFLANGDRWRRLRADLLPLFTPSRMRQTLPHVAQACQLLRQQVPHGRFEAKDLATRYTLQVVASAIFGLDAHCLGSHSRVAPPSRWLEWLAPLFQPSAWSLLETMSLLHSPRLARLIGHRYVPLSLQRWFRELVAARSGGDNLLQWLAESKRGLEEEQLAGHATTLLLEGYETSAMLLAFVLYELALNEAAQQRLHSELDAVAQRHAGQLLNQVALAELRYGEAALLEALRLHPAMQALQKRCTKSFTLPAQKSGANSELHVAVGTVLVLPVQAIHLDPELYPAPNEFRPDRFLNQPPMGCRFLGFGAGPRMCPGWRLGLLQTKAALATLLQEHRVLLADEEQCRVQVSPLTFLTASRRGIWLRFQRRTTS from the exons atgccgctgctgctggtgctacTCATCCTTCTGGCCGCCACGCTGCTGCTTTGCAAATGGCGGGGCAATCACTGGCGTCGCCTGGGACTGGAGGCGCCGTTTGGCTGGCCGTTGGTTGGGAATATGCTGCACTTTGCCCTGGCACGACGCTCCTACGGCGAGGTTTACCAGCAAATCTACAC TCAGCACCCGAACCTGAAGTATGTGGGCTTCTATCGCCTGTTCAACGAGCCCGCCATTCTGCTGCGCGACCAGGAGCTGCTGCGCCAGATCCTGGTGGGCAGTGACTTTGCCAGCTGTGCGGACAACGCCGTCCATGTGGACCACCAGCGCGATGTCCTGGCCAGCCACAATCCCTTCCTCGCCAACGGCGATCGCTGGCGCCGCTTGAGAGCCGACCTGCTGCCACTCTTCACACCCAGTCGCATGCGTCAGACCTTGCCGCATGTGGCACAAGCCTGTCAGTTGCTGCGGCAACAGGTGCCCCACGGACGCTTCGAGGCCAAGGACTTGGCCACGCGCTATACGCTGCAAGTGGTGGCCTCGGCGATCTTCGGTCTGGATGCTCACTGCCTGGGCAGTCACAGCAGGGTGGCGCCACCAAGTCGCTGGCTGGAGTGGCTGGCTCCGCTCTTTCAGCCGAGTGCGTGGAGTTTGCTGGAGACCATGTCACTGCTGCACTCGCCTCGCTTGGCACGACTCATTGGCCACCG ATACGTACCGCTGTCGCTGCAGCGCTGGTTCAGGGAGCTGGTGGCAGCTAGAAGTGGTGGCGACAACCTGCTCCAGTGGCTGGCGGAGAGCAAGAGGGGCTTGGAAGAGGAGCAGCTAGCAGGCCATGCCACCACTCTGCTGCTTGAGGGATATGAAACCTCGGCGATGCTGCTGGCCTTCGTCCTCTACGAATTGGCGCTCAATGAGGCTGCCCAGCAACGTCTGCATAGCGAATTGGATGCAGTGGCTCAGCGCCACGCCGGCCAACTGCTGAACCAGGTGGCTCTGGCTGAGCTACGCTATGGTGAAGCTGCGCTCTTGGAGGCACTGCGTCTGCACCCGGCCATGCAGGCGCTGCAGAAGCGCTGCACCAAGTCGTTCACGCTTCCTGCCCAGAAATCAGGCGCGAACAGCGAACTCCATGTGGCTGTGGGCACTGTGCTGGTGCTGCCCGTGCAGGCCATTCATCT AGATCCCGAATTGTATCCGGCACCCAACGAGTTTCGCCCAGATCGCTTTCTCAATCAGCCACCGATGGGTTGTCGGTTCCTCGGCTTCGGTGCTGGACCACGAATGTGTCCGGGTTGGCGACTGGGCCTGCTCCAGACGAAGGCTGCCCTGGCCACACTGCTGCAGGAGCACCGCGTCCTGCTGGCGGACGAGGAGCAGTGCAGGGTGCAGGTGTCGCCGCTCACCTTCCTCACCGCCAGCAGGAGGGGCATTTGGCTGCGTTTCCAGCGAAGGACAACTTCATAG
- the LOC122622961 gene encoding cytochrome P450 18a1, protein MLADSYLIKFLLRQLQVQQDGDAQHLLMVFLGLLTLVTLLQWLVRNYRELRKLPPGPWGLPVIGYLLFMGNEKHTRFMELAKQYGSLFSTRLGSQLTVVMSDYKMIRECFRREEFTGRPDTPFMQTLNGYGIINSTGKLWKDQRRFLHDKLRQFGMTYMGNGKQQMQKRIMTEVHEFIGHLHASDGQPVDMSPVISVAVSNVICSLMMSTRFSIDDPKFRRFNFLIEEGMRLFGEIHTVDYIPTMQCFPSISTAKNKIAQNRAEMQRFYQDVIDDHKRSFDPSNIRDLVDFYLCEIEKAKAEGTDAELFDGKNHEEQLVQVIIDLFSAGMETIKTTLLWINVFMLRNPKEMRRVQDELDQVVGRHRLPTIEDLQYLPITESTILESMRRSSIVPLATTHSPTRDVELNGYTIPAGSHVIPLINSVHMDPNLWEKPEEFRPSRFIDTEGKVRKPEYFIPFGVGRRMCLGDVLARMELFLFFASFMHCFDIALPEGQPLPSLKGNVGATITPESFKVCLKRRPLAPTAADPHHMRNVGAN, encoded by the exons atGCTGGCCGATTCGTACCTGATCAAGTTTctgctgcggcagctgcaggTGCAGCAGGATGGCGATGCCCAGCACCTGCTGATGGTCTTCCTGGGCCTGCTAACCCTGGTCACCCTCCTCCAGTGGCTGGTGCGGAACTATCGGGAGCTGCGCAAACTGCCGCCAGGTCCGTGGGGACTGCCCGTCATCGGGTATCTGCTGTTCATGGGCAACGAGAAGCACACCCGCTTCATGGAGCTGGCCAAGCAGTACGGATCCCTGTTCTCCACGCGACTGGGCAGCCAGCTGACCGTCGTGATGAGCGACTACAAGATGATCCGCGAGTGCTTCCGGCGCGAGGAGTTCACCGGACGCCCGGACACTCCCTTCATGCAGACGCTCAATGGCTATG GCATCATCAACAGCACTGGCAAACTGTGGAAGGATCAGCGCCGCTTTCTGCACGACAAGCTCCGCCAGTTTGGGATGACCTACATGGGCAACGGCAAGCAGCAGATGCAGAAGCGCATCATG ACGGAAGTGCACGAGTTCATTGGCCACCTGCATGCCAGCGATGGGCAGCCCGTGGACATGTCACCCGTCATCTCGGTGGCCGTCAGCAATGTGATCTGCAGCCTGATGATGAGCACCCGGTTCAGCATCGACGATCCCAAGTTCCGGCGCTTCAACTTCCTCATCGAGGAGGGCATGCGGCTGTTCGGGGAGATCCACACCGTTGACTACATACCCACCATGCAGTGCTTCCCCAGCATCTCGACGGCCAAGAACAAGATCGCCCAGAATCGCGCCGAGATGCAGAGGTTCTACCAGGACGTCATCGATGACCACAAGCGCAGCTTCGATCCCAGCAACATTCGCGACCTGGTCGACTTCTATCTCTGCGAGATCGAGAAGGCCAAGGCCGAGGGCACGGATGCCGAGCTCTTCGATGGCAAGAATCACG AGGAGCAACTGGTGCAGGTGATCATCGATCTGTTCTCCGCCGGCATGGAAACCATCAAGACCACCCTGCTGTGGATCAATGTGTTCATGCTGCGCAATCCCAAGGAGATGCGCCGCGTCCAGGACGAACTGGACCAGGTGGTGGGACGCCATCGCCTGCCCACCATTGAGGATCTGCAGTACCTGCCCATCACCGAGTCCACCATTCTGGAGTCGATGCGTCGCTCCAGCATCGTTCCCTTGGCCACCACTCACTCGCCCACAAG GGATGTGGAACTCAATGGGTACACCATACCGGCCGGCTCGCATGTCATCCCGCTGATCAATAGCGTCCACATGGACCCCAATCTGTGGGAGAAGCCCGAGGAGTTCCGCCCCTCGCGCTTCATCGACACCGAGGGCAAGGTGCGCAAGCCGGAGTACTTCATACCCTTCGGCGTGGGCAGGCGGATGTGCCTGGGCGATGTGCTGGCGCGGATGGAGCTCTTCCTGTTCTTCGCCTCCTTCATGCACTGCTTCGACATCGCCCTGCCCGAGGGCCAGCCGCTGCCCAGTCTCAAGGGCAACGTGGGCGCCACCATCACGCCGGAGTCCTTCAAGGTCTGCCTCAAGCGCCGCCCCCTGGCGCCCACCGCCGCCGATCCGCATCACATGCGCAACGTTGGCGCCAACTGA